In Chryseobacterium oranimense, a single window of DNA contains:
- a CDS encoding MarR family winged helix-turn-helix transcriptional regulator, whose translation MNYTLIKDLIDLLQEFETKIQACPDLYPGNVQGFKSWIADNENAGQKEHPEEPYWEGKENGRTPESAISTLLVHLNRYAKTYSKSAISNSEFSTQEDFIYLINLKAFGEMTKMALIKKNIHDKPVGMLIIARLLRQGLIEQTDSELDKRSKLIRITERGLLILEKQMEKIRQATNIVAGNLNYHEKMELIRILNKLDSFHYPIFSRNIHSDQLINIIYDEYSF comes from the coding sequence ATGAACTATACACTTATTAAAGATTTGATCGACCTGTTGCAGGAGTTTGAAACCAAAATCCAGGCTTGTCCTGATTTGTATCCGGGAAATGTTCAGGGCTTTAAATCTTGGATTGCTGATAATGAGAATGCCGGGCAGAAAGAACATCCTGAAGAACCCTATTGGGAAGGAAAAGAGAATGGGAGAACTCCGGAAAGTGCTATAAGTACATTGCTGGTTCATCTTAACCGGTATGCCAAAACCTATTCGAAGTCCGCTATCTCAAATTCTGAATTCTCTACTCAGGAAGACTTTATTTATCTGATCAATCTGAAAGCTTTTGGGGAGATGACCAAAATGGCTCTGATTAAGAAAAATATTCATGATAAACCCGTGGGCATGCTCATTATTGCCAGATTGCTACGTCAGGGGCTTATTGAACAGACTGACTCTGAACTGGATAAACGAAGTAAATTAATCCGTATTACTGAAAGAGGATTATTGATCCTGGAAAAGCAGATGGAAAAGATCCGCCAGGCTACCAATATTGTAGCTGGAAATCTTAATTATCATGAAAAAATGGAGCTTATACGTATTTTAAATAAGCTGGATAGTTTTCATTATCCTATTTTTTCACGAAATATCCATTCTGATCAGCTGATTAATATAATATATGATGAATATTCATTTTAA
- a CDS encoding SDR family oxidoreductase, producing MEYQFNYNNELQGKIALVTGGTKGAGKAIAERLLQAGATVIITARNAPEEENSNLHFIPSDLSKAEGAQKVISEVLSAYGRLDILVNNLGSSSTPAGGFTVLSDEDWESTLQANLLAPVRLDRGFLPQMIERKTGVIIHIASIQGKLPLYDSTLPYAAAKAGLRNYSKSLSNEVTPKGVRVLTVSPGWINTTASEAWLGEIARNANSTVEEAQQTVIDALGGIPFGRPAEPKEVAELVGFLVSPRASYLSGTEFIIDGGTVPTI from the coding sequence ATGGAATATCAATTTAATTACAACAACGAACTACAAGGTAAAATTGCCCTGGTAACAGGTGGAACAAAAGGAGCCGGGAAAGCAATAGCAGAAAGACTGTTACAAGCTGGCGCAACGGTTATTATCACCGCAAGAAACGCACCCGAAGAAGAAAACAGCAACCTGCATTTCATTCCTTCGGATTTGAGTAAAGCAGAAGGAGCACAAAAAGTAATCAGTGAAGTGCTTTCGGCTTATGGAAGGCTGGACATTCTTGTGAACAACCTTGGTTCTTCATCTACGCCCGCTGGCGGCTTTACCGTATTATCCGATGAGGATTGGGAATCAACCTTACAGGCTAATTTGCTTGCTCCGGTTCGGCTGGACAGAGGATTTTTACCACAAATGATAGAGCGGAAAACGGGTGTTATTATTCACATCGCTTCAATCCAGGGTAAATTACCTCTGTACGATTCTACTTTGCCGTATGCCGCTGCAAAAGCAGGATTGAGAAACTATAGTAAAAGTTTATCGAACGAAGTTACTCCCAAAGGTGTCCGGGTACTGACTGTTTCGCCGGGGTGGATCAATACAACAGCATCGGAAGCCTGGCTGGGTGAAATTGCAAGAAACGCGAACAGTACTGTAGAAGAAGCACAGCAAACCGTGATAGATGCACTGGGTGGAATACCTTTCGGAAGGCCTGCCGAACCGAAAGAAGTAGCCGAATTAGTTGGCTTCCTTGTTTCACCGAGAGCCAGTTATTTAAGCGGAACTGAATTTATAATCGATGGCGGTACAGTGCCAACCATTTAA
- a CDS encoding winged helix-turn-helix transcriptional regulator — translation MHERKIPLNLNCGLDLIGEVLYGKWKIRLLWFIHQGHLRPSELNRKIPDASRRVLNIQLKELEEHELVTKKIYAQVPPKVEYYLTDFGKTLIPVISTLGFWADENEDRLREVILKRMSGNA, via the coding sequence ATGCACGAAAGAAAAATACCTTTGAATTTAAACTGCGGTCTTGACCTTATCGGGGAAGTCCTTTACGGCAAATGGAAAATCCGTCTGTTGTGGTTTATCCATCAAGGTCATCTGCGTCCAAGTGAATTGAACCGTAAAATTCCGGATGCTTCAAGACGCGTCTTAAATATCCAGCTGAAAGAACTTGAAGAGCATGAACTCGTTACCAAGAAAATCTACGCTCAGGTTCCACCAAAAGTTGAATATTACCTTACAGATTTTGGGAAGACCCTGATTCCTGTAATTTCTACCTTAGGATTTTGGGCTGATGAGAATGAAGACAGGCTAAGAGAAGTCATTTTAAAAAGAATGTCAGGGAATGCCTGA
- a CDS encoding nuclear transport factor 2 family protein, producing MNLPNIISELVKAQNEFDSAAYANCFAENAEVFDEGKTHHGKAEIESWIDKANKEYRATMKPLDYNENENILSAEASGIFSGSPIVLKYHFQLSDGYIQSLKITG from the coding sequence ATGAATCTACCAAACATTATCTCAGAATTAGTAAAAGCCCAAAACGAATTCGACAGTGCAGCCTATGCCAATTGCTTTGCTGAAAATGCAGAAGTATTTGATGAAGGCAAAACCCACCACGGAAAGGCAGAAATTGAAAGCTGGATTGATAAAGCCAACAAAGAATACAGAGCTACCATGAAGCCATTAGATTATAACGAAAATGAAAACATCCTATCGGCAGAGGCTTCAGGAATATTTTCGGGCAGTCCTATTGTTTTGAAATATCATTTTCAGCTGTCTGACGGATACATTCAATCACTGAAAATAACCGGCTAA